A window of the Limanda limanda chromosome 8, fLimLim1.1, whole genome shotgun sequence genome harbors these coding sequences:
- the dkk3b gene encoding dickkopf-related protein 3b: MSGIMLLLCVSVSVCLLRGTGGSARSQARILRDKLDQGPASLSDMFREVEALMEDTQHILEEAVDQITTESAKSSLTSPDLRLRTDKETNIETGETRFSHDHVEVSGPWNSVDHECMVDEDCGDLRYCLYEIQNSRCLPCIPTDMPCIKDEECCSEQMCVWGQCTLNATRGTEGTICQGQSDCRTDLCCAFQRELLFPVCNPHPGKGESCLNDPNLLMDMLAWDEEVPRDHCPCADLLQCRPHGRGSVCRE; this comes from the exons ATGTCCGGgatcatgctgctgctgtgtgtgtctgtgagtgtgtgtctgctccggGGAACCGGCGGCTCAGCCCGGAGCCAGGCGAGGATCCTGCGGGACAAGCTGGACCAAGGCCCGGCCAGCCTGAGCGACATGTTCCGGGAGGTGGAGGCGCTGATGGAGGACACCCAGCACAtcctggaggaggcagtggacCAG ATAACTACTGAGAGTGCCAAGTCGTCTCTAACGTCACCAGACCTGCGTCTCAGGACGGACAAG GAAACTAACATTGAAACCGGAGAGACTCGTTTCTCACACGACCACGTGGAGGTGTCTGGTCCATGGAACAGTGTGGATCAC GAATGCATGGTGGATGAGGACTGTGGTGACCTGAGATACTGTCTGTATGAGATCCAGAACTCCAGGTGCCTCCCCTGCATTCCAACTGATATG CCGTGCATTAAGGATGAGGAGTGCTGCTCggagcagatgtgtgtgtggggccaGTGCACGCTCAACGCCaccagaggaacagagggaacCATCTGCCAGGGTCAGAGCGACTGCAGGACGGATCTGTGCTGTGCCTTCCAACGAG AGCTGCTGTTTCCAGTGTGTAACCCTCACCCAGGGAAGGGGGAGTCCTGCCTGAACGACCCCAACCTGCTGATGGATATGCTGGCCTGGGATGAGGAGGTGCCCCGGGACCACTGCCCCTGTGCAGACCTCCTCCAGTGCAGACCTCACGG ACGCGGATCTGTTTGCAGGGAGTag